Proteins encoded in a region of the Planococcus citri chromosome 1, ihPlaCitr1.1, whole genome shotgun sequence genome:
- the LOC135849706 gene encoding uncharacterized protein LOC135849706, which produces MNEDRRKKSSRYRSSSKMNNLDVEDSVILKLTDENNRAMFREQTKTSSRPADFDKICLLTMDEINLLIDKCLNITMAQPMLLDLHPPINICGDIHGQFLDLLWIFECGGIPPAANYLFLGDYIDRGNYSIECICLLMAYKVKYPDRFFMLRGNHESNPVNENYGFLVECMTRFNKALWIHFGEFFDCLPCAAIVGEKIFCVHGGLSPQLKAWDQIRKIQRPITTPVNGLLCDLVWADPDKGPIGYVENAARAISYRFGTDVVHEFLKRMKMNLIVRAHEVMRKGYEIIGKNGLITVFSAPNYTGVFGNDGAILSVNEQLECTVVVLNYKYKKAQKSMKCEWHNNVLKHRPSSTYQRE; this is translated from the exons ATGAATGAAGATCGAAGGAAGAAAAGTTCCCGTTACCGTTCGAGTTCCAAGATGAACAATCTCGACGTCGAGGATTCCGTTATACTAAAATTAACCGATGAAAACAACAGAGCCATGTTTCGTG AACAAACAAAAACTAGCTCCAGACCGGCAGATTTCGATAAAATATGTCTTCTAACCATGGATGAAATAAATCTGTTGATAGATAAATGCTTAAACATCACGATGGCCCAACCGATGCTTCTGGACTTACATCCACCAATAAATATATGCG GTGACATTCACGGTCAATTTTTGGATCTGTTGTGGATTTTCGAATGCGGCGGAATCCCGCCGGCAGCGAACTATCTTTTTTTGGGCGATTACATCGATCGTGGTAATTACTCGATCGAATGCATTTGCCTGTTGATGGCGTACAAAGTAAAATACCCGGATAGATTTTTCATGCTGCGAGGTAACCACGAAAGCAACCCGGTCAACGAAAATTACGGATTCCTCGTCGAAT GTATGACGAGATTCAATAAAGCTTTATGGATCCATTTCGGCGAATTCTTCGATTGCTTACCGTGCGCTGCCATCGTAGGTGAGAAGATATTCTGCGTCCACGGTGGCCTCAGTCCGCAATTGAAAGCGTGGGATCAGATACGTAAAATCCAGCGACCCATTACCACCCCCGTCAACGGTCTTTTGTGCGATCTAGTCTGGGCTGATCCGGATAAa GGACCCATTGGATATGTGGAAAATGCTGCTAGAGCTATTTCCTACAGGTTTGGAACTGACGTCGTGCACGAGTTCTTGAaacgaatgaaaatgaatttaatcgTTCGAGCACACGAA GTTATGAGGAAAGGTTACGAAATTATCGGTAAAAATGGACTAATAACGGTTTTCTCAGCTCCAAATTACACCGGCGTCTTCGGTAACGATGGCGCCATTTTAAGCGTCAACGAACAACTCGAATGCACTGTTGTTGTTTTAAAC tataaatataaaaaagctcaaaagtcCATGAAATGCGAATGGCACAATAACGTTTTAAAACACCGTCCATCTTCGACATATCAACGGGAATAG